Part of the Augochlora pura isolate Apur16 chromosome 10, APUR_v2.2.1, whole genome shotgun sequence genome, GCAGGGCTGAACAGTGTCCGTCGGCAAAAGACTGGAGTATCTAGTGCTTGGGGATCGAAGTTCCCTCGGGATAGAGTGCGTCGAGCAACGAGAACGTTCGCGAACATCTCCGGCCAGCAGTACTGTCCCAGGATGATCGTCGACCCAGGTAGCTACGAGCGCACGGAATCCGCGCGGTAGACGAGCTAAGAGACCGAGTTGAAGACAATAGAGGACCGGCAAACGCCGGCATGAAGAGGCACGCGACGAGCATGGCCTAGCTGTTTCGTCGCGATCCTCTGTGCAGTTCGAAGAATCGTCGCGAGAGGCCTGGGAGCCACGAAGGAAACAATGTCGAACGCACCACCGGAAGCTTCGACGGGACTGGAGTCGTCGGAGCTGCACGAGATCCGGCAGAATCACCTGGCCAGCAGGTTGGAGTCCCAAGACTCGTTGAAAAGGGAGCAGCTGCGGGCCAGCGACGGCAACAACCCGGACAGCGATTGCGAAAGCGACACGAGCGAGGTGTTGAGCGTCGGTAGCGAACCGACGCCCACGAGCGTCGTCGGAATCCGCGGCTGCGGCTCGGTCAGGTACGACCAGGAGTCGGCCAGCAGCCGCGGCGGCGACTTTCGCGACGAGGAGAACACGAGGACATCGGCGACACCATCGCCTTCGAGCTCAGCGAGCTGCAACGATGCGTTTTATCAACGAACGACTAACCACGTCCCGGCGCCGAGTCCGCCGGGTTACAGTCAGCCGCCTTCGTCGCCCACGGCCTCCTCGGTCAGGTCGCCGGCATCCTCATCAGCCACGGCCTCGTCGCCGGGCCGTCCAGAGGCGATCCAGGACGTGATAGTGCCCAGGTACCAGTCCAGTCACCCGCAGCACTTGCTGCCCCGGTACTCCTCCAGGGACGCGGAGATCCCGGACTATCCGACGCGGGTGCAGCACAGCCTGGGCCACGAGATCATCTACCCGACCGTCGAGAGGCTTCATCGAACGCCCATCAGCGTCCCCCTGGTCACCAGACTGTCCCTCTCGCCGCCGTCGGCGATGACGGTCACCGGCCTCCAAGCCACGACCCCTGTCCTCCATCCAACGGCCTGCCGAGACCCCAGGGAGACCGCTTCACTGATGCCTCATCCGGGACAGCATCTGCACCACGCCAACAGCCACGTTCATCTGCATCAGACCTCCCAGGTGCAGCACATCCCCGCGAACTCCGTGCACCAGCATCGACTCTCCGTCAACAAGATCCTCCAAAGAGACCCTGGTAGCCCAGTCTCGCCGGGAATTCGAGAGGAGAACGGGAGAACCGTGGCGGGTAGCAACGGCGTGCAGAACAACGGCATCAATAACACCAATCACCACAACAAccacaacaacaacaacaatctGCAGCATCAGGCAGGCTTGAAGTTCAGTATAGACAATATCCTGAAGGCGGACTTCGGCAGGAGGATCACCGATCCGATCTCCCTGAAAAAGTCCCGGCCGAAGAAGGTCTCCTCGAGGCCCATCGATCTGACGAAGGATTTTTTGGAGTCGTCCTCCGAGACCTCGGAGAAGAGCAGCTCGGAGACGAGTTCGACGACCAACACATCGCCGGGCAGTGTCACTACGAATCCCGCTTCTAACACGCCTGGACCACCTGTGTCCGAACCTGGCAAGCAGCTGCCCTGGCCGGCTTGGGTCTACTGCACCAGATACTCGGATCGGCCTTCATCTGGTGAGTTCTAatctataaattatcataGTGCACTGTTCGGGCCGACTTTAGCTGAAAAGACGCTATcggatttaattattgataagtGAACCTAATGTAAATAAACTGACACGTTTGTTTCaagagatttttaaaaacgagattttcagttttaataatttatctgtcGATTGCGTTGGTATTGTCTATTTAGAATAGCAAGGAACTGTGTAAGTTCGAAGTTCACAGGCTTCACTCTTcttaagttttatattttcgccAAAATTGAGAGAATCTAGTTACACAGTTTCTTTACCGTCTGTTTAACGCATTTCAAGTAAGTCCAATGAAGCAACGATTCAGTTAAAAAATCTTGTCGCCATACCATCGGGTTCATCAAAGTTCACTTTCAGTAAGAAAATGTGAACGCTGAAATTTCCTGAACAGTGCACGAAACAACAAATGATTCTAGTCGAGTATCTTTTAGTCTGCgcgtataatacatataaccGGTAACCTGCAAAAGTTCCATATAAATCGACTGCCGCTGAATTTTCCAAAAACGTTGACTATAATATCGATCAAAATCGAATACGTAGCGGGCCCGCGTCTCTATCACGCGCGCAGCGTAAAGCAAACAGTCGATCCGTCTGAAAACTTTTGCAATTACCCGCCTAAAAGCCATAAAGTATCGGCCCGGTAACCGAGCCCGAGCAATTAGTACGAAAGTGTCTAGCCGAAGCTGGAATAGTCCCACGGTGTTCGTTACATAACCGCgtacgaaaaagaaatatggcGACCGGTCGGCAAGTTCCGAAATAAATTCCCATCGGGCGCGAAATAATTGCAGCCGGCGCTGGGCCCCGCGAAAGGTCGGTCTCGCGTTGTAATCAACACGGGTTTCCACGGAACACACGCTCGACGGTTCCCCCCCGTTCGATTcgttcccgcgcgcgcgctggatTTTCGCGAGGGCGGAGACGCGAAACAATCGTTTTGATAACGGTGCGGCCCGCTCATTAAACACCGTAAGGTCCGTCGAGGCGCGTCGCCCGCCGTTGGAACTTCGTCGGCGGGTCAGAATATAATCTCACGGGAGAAACGGTTTCTCGTTTATTATGCAAGCAAATCCCGGTTGTTGTTTAGCAACAGCCCCGTCACGATCCCGACCATTTTATTCGTGCCATCGACTGATCGATTTTTTCGCCGCGCTGGTCGCCCCGGCTAATTACCCCACAACTCGCCGGCTATGCTTCGTGACGATATCGCGGGCATAAATAAAACTTGCCCGGCCATCGGCTACGGCTGATCCACGTCCTCGATCGAACACACCGATTTTAATTGCcgctattaataattcatccgGGGGGAAATGAAACTCTCCGCGGCCCGATCCTTCCGTTTCATTATGCGCGATACTAATTAAGACGTATGTAAAACTTACACGAATCCTAGCGCAGCTACGTACGACGGCTCTCGTTGATATTCGTGCACCTTTTGAAACGCTACAACTGTTTCCGATCTTGATCGGATCGTTTGAATGTTTTTGAGATGTCAGGTTGACCAGTTTACTAGACGATCAGATTGACTCGTGAGATAAactcaacatttttattttatcgtaaaaagaaaatttcgtgGCCAGTTTTGATCATCATCGTAATAGAGTTCAAGCTCTACTGTAGAAGAAAAGCGAAAATTGCTATAATCTTAGAATACTTGTGTAGagtttcatgaatttcttagaaaaattatattggcTTTATCTTgttctacaaataaatttacattagGTGATCGTACCATTTCAGACTGTGTAGAATTTCTTTACAAATCTTCcttgcaaaatttattcttggaAAAATGCTTGTCCTATTTCATCGTTTCTAAGAAGATCGATACAATTACAAAGTTCGCAATATTATAATCGCCTAGGTCGAAGTACGAACAGAAAACTAGATTATGGCTTACCTAACAACGATTACCAAAACCCTCGATCTTCGCAGGAAACGAGTCGAACAACCGCTCGCGGATCGCGGAGCTCAGACCGTATTAGCATTAGGAAACCGTCGGAAATACTTTAAGGTGACCAGAGTCGTCTTAGCAGTCCCGATCCCGATTTGTCAGCGTAGATCCGCAGCATTTTCCCACCTCGGATCGAAGATTTATCTCGCTCCTAGCGGATTGTTTCCCGGTTTCGCGCAGATGGATGCTCCTTTCAAACGACACGGGGAAACGTGTAATTACTCCGGTCGCCGGGCCGAGTGCCGGCTTGATGTATGGTAGAAAACGTTTCGTCGTGTCACTCATATCTGATATACGCTCATTGTCAGGAAACAATTGTTAAGCGGCTCGGCGGAATAAGCGGACCCGGGTCCCTCCGCCCCATAAATCAACGCTCGCGGGATACGCGACTAACTATTTCTCGGCTTTTGTGCGGAGGGACAACAATTTCCTATAGGTCATTCAGTTGTCGTATTCTTATGCAAACCATCGGTAAATAATTGCGCCCTATTAGATCGGTGTTTCTGTTACGTCGGCCGCGGCGATGCCGCAGAGCCGGAGACCGGGGAGGCTCTCCTCAGCTTTCAGCACCTCGGCGTTCCGCGGATGCGTGTTCCCGCGAAAATTATTGCTCTACACCGCTTATTGTGTCGGCGAAAAATCCGAATAATGCAACTGGTTCGACGCCGAGCGACcccattgtattttaatagtaCCGCCGCAGCGCCGCGACGAGACGCGTAATGCCACCGATTTCTCAGCTGCTTTCTGGCCACTTTCCTTCTTCGAAAATTGTTCGTGCCGTGTTCTCGCCGGCTACGCGGAGATTAGGACCTCTCCGGCGGGTACACGAACGCGAGGTAAAGGCCTCAATTTATGCGTGAACGATAGGCGGTTCGAAAAAATGTGCGCACTTTATTGACAATGCTTTCGGATTGCAACggatagactgcggattttatgtatttcttGCGAGAACGTGTAGCTGCATAACGAAGCTATTTGGACATTAAAAGTGTTAATTGAAATTGGTTTTTAATCGTTAAACACTAGGgtttaaagttaattttaattttgaaaaggaATCAATATTCACAAATCAGCTcttaatttatcaatatacGTTACGTAAAATAAGACATGATTTACGGTTActtctaacaaaaataattaaactctagtattgttaaagaaagaacaaatttgtatttcgCATAAAGGTCTACGATCTAGTAATTAATATGCTGTGGATTTCATTATgacgaaaataaatcgaaaataaaacgtttaaaattatgaagataTCAGgagaatttaacaatattgttacactattttcaatttatcgaaattattaacagaagcaatttatttcaactgaAATTCTGTAGCTTAATATCGTCtcggcaaatttttattttgcataaagacccACAGTCTAGTGATTAATACTGATCCTACCAAGCAGTAATAATAACTGGTGTGCATTGCTTCGTAAAAGTGAgacgattgaaattatttagatttttattataaaaggctttttaatataaaatgagagAGTCTGTAATTATGAGAAAGTAGTCTTTCTATTCCTTATATCTTGGTTCGTACAAAATGGTTTGCAGCAGTTGCCGGAGAATAGTTAACGAGAAGCGAAATGCCCAACGACAAATGTGAAATTAGCCTCGCAAGAGGTCCGTCAACCGCAAATGAAGTCGTACAACCGATAGGACACGGAAAACCTGCGGAACCCACGATTAATAACCGGTAGTTTTTGCGCGGCCGGTTCGAGGAGTTCAACGGACAAACGACAATATCGGTCCGCGTGCCCTATTATGTCTTTACAGCGCGCAATTTCGCGGCCGACAGATAAATAGTCCGTCGAAACGGCACCGATAAAGCCTTAATCACTGTTATTGCACCGGTCATACGGCTCGATAGCGCGCCGATCGCCGCTTTTTTGAGTTccgatcgcgcgcgccggtATCCTGCGTCCATTTTCCAAGGAAATGGGAAGTAAAAGTGCGAGTCCGAGAAACGGTGCTCCGCGCATAAACCGTTGGACAAAAAGACAACACGCGTTGGTTATTGTTCGACCACGGATTTTACATTGTTGTCACAAACACGAGAATCACGAGATCCTAAAAGCTGTGCAAGAATTTAACGAGAATTTACACGAATTAAGTTAAGAGGAaatagttttctattttatttgtccaGTTGGTGATTGGagacttttttattttacatgaagTCTAAGTAATCATCATCATGCTGTGAATGATACAGCAGCAGCTTTCTCGCTTGGTAATAATGCATTCCCGGCCAGCTTGTTGCCGCGatttaaatatcataataCCGAAAAccattaatatcaaaattctacatttaatttgttttattcgacgcgaCTATCgcagtgaaataatttattattaacaggTAATCGTGTCCAGGTATTCGCACCGAATTCGAACGACGTTAAATCTCCGTCTTTTAGGAGAAGATCGGAAATTATCGCAGCCAGGTTATTCCCGGTGacttcataatttattacctaaAAACAACGAGGACCTCCTTGGTGTTAATGGCTGTTTATCGTCCGGCAACAGGCAGTGCGTTATCTGCTggataaatttgttattaaccgTCTCGAACCGTTGCGCTCGCATCGTGTCCAGCGATAAGTTTGAAGCGGCCGCTGCGAGGCAGCCAGGCGCGGGACGAGTTTGAATTTTATCCTAGACGGTGATCAGGAACGTAATTATACGAGCACTTTTATGGGAGTTACGCAAGTTTTGCGTGGCTCTACAAATTATTCGTTGTATCTGCCGGTTGGGGAGCCCGTGATTGTCGGATGGCCGACGATAACGCGCTCACCGGCTCGCTAGCGTGCGACGGTGACGTTACGTTACGCTGTCTTCGAACACTCAACGACCCTGCCGACtataaaacattttgtttattgGTCGATTCCTTGCGTTTATGGCTCGCGGTCAGTTCTAATGAACGATGCGGTGCAGGCCACGGCGGAATTTAGCGTGGCTTCCCGCCGTTTTTACCCTCCGCGAACTTATGCAATCGCCACTTTGCTCGATTTCGTTTCGACTCTTGCGGAAACTCGGCTTTTTACCGAACTTNNNNNNNNNNNNNNNNNNNNNNNNNNNNNNNNNNNNNNNNNNNNNNNNNNNNNNNNNNNNNNNNNNNNNNNNNNNNNNNNNNNNNNNNNNNNNNNNNNNNGCAGATCTCGAGACATTATGGAGGCCAATTCGGAGAGCGTGGTCTCGAGAGACACGCGTTCTAAGGTTCTTTTCCATCATTTAGAACGGAGATAAAAATCTGCTCCAGATTACAGCGCTCGCTTTTGTCACAGATAAAAACTGCGTAGCAATTACGGGCACGGTTCCCGCGCATTCAACGGAATCGTAAATACCAGAAATGTATAAAGGTCCGCCGCGGCTGCCATTAAACCGCGAATAACCAAATGGGGCAGTATTTTTTCTATCGAACGTCGTCCCGGGTGAAATGAGTATAGCCAAACGCGAATCCAGTTTTGTCCGTTTATTATcgcgtttatttatcaatctaGGCGTGCGCAGGCTCGCCGAGATCGACGCATAAAACTCGCATAACGGTCCagtaattacgatttttacgGGATCATTAGCCCCGGTAGCGCGGTATGGCTTCCCTTACGTGCCTTCTACGATCCCGCTCGTGGAATTTCACCCAAGGAGATTCCCATTTCTCTAATAATTGGAGCAATCGTAAAAGACGTTCACTCTCAGGCTTCGCATATATCAGCCGGCTTATGAACTTCCGCGTGCTCGCTTAGGCTTGTGCGTAAATTAGTAGGAACGCGGAAATTTGCATGCGAGGCTCACGCATTTCGGTCAAAATACTACATCGTAAATGGTGATCGTCTAAGGCAATtgtattcataattatattgttgtaattattagaGGAGATCtcgacaaattaaataattttctcatcCAGATCGTACTTGTTAAAAGATTTCAATCGTATGTTGACATCTTTTGTATGAATTCAAAGCtattgataaattgaaatgaaacgaagaacgcgaaatatttaacaaaatggGCAAAACAGTTTTTGATGAGCTAGTTACTGCGTCattaaggaaattaaaagCTAATTACTGCGTGTCTCTTACTCAGCCTTTGTAATTACCGTGTGTCAATCTCTGTACACTGATCTAATTACCGTGCTTTAATTACTGTGATCAATTATGGGCAAATAATGCGTCAACAAAAATGTAAACTGAAAATATCCTGCTATAATACCGTAACAAAAATGTTAGTTGGAAATATTCTGTTATAATactgtaacaaaaatgtaagctgaaaatattctgtactaaattatttagggaaaattattatgtatttttcaacatttacgatattattgtaagaaggaaagaaaatcaCTTGCTCCATTAATATACTCTTAGCCTTGTGACTCTTGGCCTATGTTTAACAGTGAAACGAATGCCAGCTAATAATCGCGCAATTTTCATCTAGCGCCGATGATGAATGATCGATAGTCGAGGCACGTGTTTCACGTGACTTTTCCGTCACGACGGCGTAAATGTTCGTTTCGGAACATAATTGTTCGCAAGAGCAATGCTTACGTATGCTCGGATGAGCAATCGTAACAGATGTTGCAGTGTACGTTCTCTGCATGTGTGATAAATGCAGCGTCCCTCctgataagaaaaattatgacCAGATTGTGGACTTGACGCAGTGgtcgtaaaaaataaatagacgaAGCaggaaacagtaaaaataatggaaaaattgtgaGGTGacattacatttaattaaatcagaaGAATGCAGAAGTATTTCATGcgactataatattaatcgatgTCGACGGTtcgttaatataaataaacctataataataatattaattacaattacgcATAAAATTCTACAGTCCAATTGGGACTTGTACAATTACTATACAGCGGAAACTTATGTAAGAAAAAGATTGCCTCCATCGATATCAAGAAACGTAATCCGCATAGAAATTTCCTTCTTCCTGAAATGTTTATAACGAAAGCGATTTAGTACTTGCACAAGACATGCAATTTATATAAcgtatcttttaattaaatcgttgtatatattatattctgtgaTCTGAAGAATATCTTGCTcttttaattagtaaataataaagaaattatgacaacgtaatgaaaaaatattctgacatttttatattcttttatttttcccattattttaaattacagctatctatttttctcataagtacgtaaaatccgcagaaaaatgcaaaaatcacaCGAAATCGCGCATTTGCCCACGAGATATATTAACGCTAGATTTCCAAATTGAGCTTTATGTTTACCGCGGCCGAGGAGCGATCCGGTGATTACGGACCACCGTAAAAATCGGCTAACTATTCGGCCGGTCTGTTACGAGTCGGCTAATCGGGCTGTCTAGgcgtttcgaatttttcgcgaGCCCCGGTTATCTCGGCTTGTACACCTTAAACCTTAACGAGCTTCACGGACTTTGAGCGGCGCTCCGAGAcgaacataataattaatttgacgaTCGTGTAAGCCACGCACCGCGGCGCTGGCATCGTTCCGCAGATAATTCGTATTAGATAATCGCGAAATAATCGCGCATTTATGCGTCGCGCTCGGTTCGCTCGGCCAACGTCGGCCGCTGTAATTAACTTTCCACggtctctcgctcgcgcgcacggcccgctctctctttctcccggtGGCGGTGATTAATCGAGACGTGTCTATGAATTTAtggatttcatttaatatctcaATGCACGGTAGGCGAGGGCAGCCACGGTAATTGAAACACGGCTTTGTCGATCGTGAGAGGCAACGGCTGGAATGACTCGCGAGCGCAATCCTACTTAAGAGTTTGATAAAGTAATTAACTATAAAGTACCTTTAATCAGATAGTACACTCGACCGATTAGCGTGAGCCACGCCGCGACGTGGTTCCACGGGAATTACGCTTGGTCATGGTGGTATTGACCCTGCATTGACCGCCTCGGGTCTATTTCGACCCGCACCATTTCACTGTACTACAAAGAACATAATATTACAAACCTGTCTACAAAAACTTATCCACTGCAgtgcgtttaaaaaaattgttgaaccaTCCGCGATTGTTCCTAAAAAACGACAAGATTCTCGTCGAGGAAGACTTACTTCGCAGTGCCTCGATTATGGTATTATCGAGAGACATTTGCGAAGCTGTAATTCGTTCCCGGGACAACAAGAAACGCGCCGGGAGCTGTTCTGCTCGATTGTCGGAACACACGGGGGACAGGTGCGCGGAGAACGACCCCATTTAAATGCGCTCGTTGGCTCAGGTATTGCGCGGACTTGTTTCGACGAGCTGCTGGAAAATAATGGACCGTGCGTGGGCGAGGAATAAACGCGATCGACAAAGAACACCTTAATGGTTCGCAGCTGATACTGCTTTGTTTCTGGACCGTTTGCGTTCGTCAAGTActggaaaacaatttattattcgacaatttctaatttctgttCCTGTCCGTTCGACGAGGAGAAAGTACACTCTGTGCACTTGTGTCTCTCGCAAGTGTACCAAACACTGGAAAATAATGCAGACAATGCGGTTCGCCTAGAATTACGAGGCTCCGAATAATAGTCGAAGGAACAAACAAGGAAATTATAGGGGACTTTCTTAACCGGGACTGTAGGGGAATCGATCACATAATCAACTCCCGCGCCCTTACAGTCACTCGACCATTTTAGGATGAATTATAGTCGAAGACACCGGGCACTCGGCTCGTGATGTGGGTGGTCCCGTCGTGTTCCCCAGCGTACTGCCCGATGCACCTCGTTCTGTAGCGCATTAAACGATTCATTTTCCCCACGATGCGACGGTCGCAAGAGTCCACGGCGTTTGCCTGCGTGAACATCGAGAACAGAAACGAGAAGTTCGCGGCAAATTGACGCCGACAAGCCACGCTCCTTTCAAACTTTTCTGAACGGTAATCGCGTATACGGGGTGGCTTCTTGATCGCTTCAATGCCCTTACATCGTTGCCGAGCTCCCACATGATCCGCTTGAACCTTTCATAGAAACGATTACATCTAGCGATCTCTTTCAATCGTGGACGAAATACGACACGGAAAAAACTAGAGTGAATTGAGCAGATTAAACGCGGGGGTTAAGCGGGTTCAAGTGGACAGTGAAAAGATCTCATCAGGATTTAGTGTGCTTCTCGCCACCCAGTACATCAGTGCGCCAAGtacgaagtaaaaatatcCTAAACTGTGTTACGTCGGCTGCGAAACAGCCGTTTGCAATTCTAAAAAGACAGtttatattctatcatttttatttaaattaattattttccgtgCGAATtcctgtacgaa contains:
- the LOC144475913 gene encoding uncharacterized protein LOC144475913 → MSNAPPEASTGLESSELHEIRQNHLASRLESQDSLKREQLRASDGNNPDSDCESDTSEVLSVGSEPTPTSVVGIRGCGSVRYDQESASSRGGDFRDEENTRTSATPSPSSSASCNDAFYQRTTNHVPAPSPPGYSQPPSSPTASSVRSPASSSATASSPGRPEAIQDVIVPRYQSSHPQHLLPRYSSRDAEIPDYPTRVQHSLGHEIIYPTVERLHRTPISVPLVTRLSLSPPSAMTVTGLQATTPVLHPTACRDPRETASLMPHPGQHLHHANSHVHLHQTSQVQHIPANSVHQHRLSVNKILQRDPGSPVSPGIREENGRTVAGSNGVQNNGINNTNHHNNHNNNNNLQHQAGLKFSIDNILKADFGRRITDPISLKKSRPKKVSSRPIDLTKDFLESSSETSEKSSSETSSTTNTSPGSVTTNPASNTPGPPVSEPGKQLPWPAWVYCTRYSDRPSSGEF